In Solanum lycopersicum chromosome 5, SLM_r2.1, the following are encoded in one genomic region:
- the LOC101266514 gene encoding uncharacterized protein translates to MVDDNTTTERVEASEGGKLQSNLILRLERKTSQLEEEVASMRDLAKLSISLGTQFGENIDNPPNQTATPDNPPIHISPPEPTRPNSFPPPHSQNIQVPFHHYYQHTKPTFTETTPNTHIPYTFGNNNPNPIYVETAPLTHDLHESESHQKDILIKTLTERLDNLTNRVQHVEGNKKLGGLGYEDLCMHPDVELPEEYKLPKFETFNGIGDPKAHLRMYFDKLVGVGRDERILMKLFMRSLTGEALSWYIEQDSRKWINWVDMATDFMNRFGFNIENAPDWFYIQNLKKKPSESFREYAIRWRS, encoded by the coding sequence ATGGTTGACGATAACACCACCACTGAAAGGGTAGAAGCTTCTGAGGGAGGAAAACTTCAAAGTAATCTTATCCTAAGACTCGAGCGCAAGACTTCGCAATTGGAAGAAGAGGTAGCCAGCATGCGTGATTTGGCCAAGTTGTCTATCTCTCTTGGAACCCAATTTGGAGAAAACATAGACAATCCTCCTAATCAAACAGCCACGCCAGACAATCCTCCAATCCATATATCCCCACCTGAACCCACTCGTCCAAATTCCTTTCCACCACCCCACTCCCAAAATATCCAAGTACCATTTCACCACTATTACCAACATACCAAACCAACCTTCACAGAAACAACCCCAAACACACATATCCCATATACTTTTGGGAACAACAATCCCAATCCCATATACGTTGAAACTGCCCCTCTGACTCATGACCTCCATGAATCAGAGTCCCATCAGAAAGACATCCTAATAAAAACCCTGACTGAGAGATTAGACAACTTGACCAACAGGGTACAACACGTGGAAGGAAACAAGAAGTTGGGAGGATTAGGCTATGAGGATCTGTGCATGCATCCTGATGTGGAACTGCCCGAAGAATACAAGCTTCCAAAGTTTGAGACGTTCAATGGCATTGGGGATCCCAAAGCCCACCTACGAATGTATTTTGACAAACTTGTAGGGGTGGGGAGAGATGAGAGGATACTCATGAAGTTGTTTATGAGGAGTCTTACTGGGGAGGCCCTATCATGGTACATTGAGCAAGACTCGCGGAAATGGATAAATTGGGTTGATATGGCAACTGACTTCATGAATAGGTTTGGTTTCAATATTGAAAATGCGCCTGATTGGTTTTACATTCAGAACTTGAAGAAGAAACCGAGTGAATCCTTCAGAGAATATGCCATAAGATGGAGGTCTTAG